ACGAAATTTTGAATCGCATGATATTGTGGAGAAAAATGGTCGACGAATTCTTCACTAACGCCATAATCCTTGGTATCAGACAATACTCCATTAATCTTCTTATCTATAACCTTACCATCACGTAGCCTTAATGTTACATCCACATCGCTCACTACAACAGCATTACTTGCCGGATCCATAATCAGAACGGAATCACCGGTAATATTATCTATTTTCTTACATTCGCGCGCATGGTCATGCCCCATCAGTACAATATCAAAACCGGGAACGTTACGGGCAACATCAACAGACGCGTTCTCGCGATACCGACCTGCCATTAATTGGGCATCCTGACCGGCGTGAAACATACCGATTATTAAATCCGGATTCTCCTTTTCACGGATGATTTTCATCCATTTACGGGCAGTCTCCTCCATGTCATCAAAACGTAGTCCTTTCCACAGATTTTCAGACAACCATACCGGGATAGCAGGAGTAATCATTCCTAAAACAACGATCTTCACTCCATCCCTTTCAAATACTTCATAAGGCTTAAAATGAGGTTTCTCTGTATCGGTATTTATAATATTAGCGCCTAATATCGGAAATTTACAATCTCCCGACCAACGGCCAAAAACCGTACACCCCGTCTCTATGTCATGATTACCCATGTTTCCCGCATTATATCCCATAAAATTCATCATTTCTGCTGCTACATGTGGGGCGACAGTATCAATATAATTGTAATAATAGGCCGCAGGCTGTCCTTGCAAAAGGTCACCGTTATCCAGTAAAATCAGATTATCTTTATATATTTCACGCTTCTTCTGTACAAAAGCGTGTACACGTGCCAAACTTCCTGCGGCATCTCTCTTATGAATAAAGTCATAAGGATAATAATTACCGTGCACATCACTGGTTTGTACAATCTTAAGTTTCACCACCCTTTCCTGAGCAGGCAGCAAGCCTATCAAAAGTAAAATTCCCGCTAAAAAACAACTAAATCTTTTCATATCTCGTATATCTATTCTCTATCCTCTTTTTTTCTATTGAGATGCATAGCTTACAAGTTCATGGGATGAGTAAAGATGAATCTTGCCCCATTGGTATAAGTCGGGTCGATCCATATCTTTCCGCCCCATTTTTCTGTTGTCAACTTGCAGATAGACAAGCCCAATCCAGTTCCTTGCATGTATTCATTCAATTTTTCAAAACGTTCGAATACCAATCCCTGCTTATCCAAAGGAATTCCGCAACCAGTATCAGTCACAGAAAACACAGCCATATTCCCATCCCGGTTTATCTCAAGCTTCAAAGTAATAGTGCCATTCTTGGTAAACTTATCGGCATTGGAAAGTAAGTTAATCACCACCTGCTGCAAGCGTTGTACATCTGTTCGTATCTTTACAGAATCACTGCCACATTCAAACAGAAAACGGTTATCAGACTTACGCGCCTGAGCTACCGAGGCTACTATCTGCCGACAAACAAGTGCCACATTGCAGTCTTCCGATTTAAACTTGACACGATCTGCTTCCAACCGGGACACGTCGAGTATATCATTAATCAGACGGAGCAATAAGTCTGAATTGGTTTTAATAATCTCAAAATAGCTGCGTTGCTCCTCTTCTGAGCTTCCTCCGGCAGACAAAACATCCGAAAATCCGACAATGGCATTCAACGGTGTCCGAATCTCATGGCTCATATTGGCAAGGAAAGCACTTTTCAGACGGCTCGATTCTTCCGCACGTTCCTTTGCCTCCAGCAAAGCTCCTTCGGACTCTTGCAGATCATCCTTTAATTTCTTCGTATGATAATAAAAATACAGAGATATAAACAATGCCACTAACAAAACAATCAGAACAGCCACAACAGTCCATATCTGATATTTATATTGCGTATAAAAAGAGGGAGTTACGTTCAAGTATCTTATCGGTCCCGGAATAGTGGAGACATCAAGTTTCTTCTCTTTTACAAGTTTATTATCCAACACCGTTTCATTGGGTATTATCTCCATCCTACTTTTGTTATCCGGCGAAATCGACAATAAACGAACTGCTTGCCTTGCCATTTCTTTTCCTAACTGACGGTAGGCCGGAACCACACCGCCAATGGCCCAATAGCCAAAAGCAACCGATGTCAATGAAAAGGCCGGCAAACCGGGAACCGCTTCCATCATGGCATACGTTGCATTACGCATAAAGTAGCCATCGTTCATATCCACCCTCCATGTTCCCACCAGCACTGCCGTATTTTCAGGTAGTTCGTGCAGCCTCTCGGTTATTGTATAAATGGTATTTACACGTCCATCCAAAAGAATGAGTTTCAATTCCGGAAATTTTTTCATTTCTTTTACGACGTATGCCTGCAAAGATACACCTCCATAACTATTATCCGATATGAAAGCGATATTCTTCGTTTTAGGATAGAGCTTTTTTATCATATTGATGTTGGCAATCACATCATATTCATACAAAAAACCGGCTTTGATGGGTGATTCGGGAAAGTCACTGAAGAAATCGACGGACTCGGGCATCCATGTTTTCAGATTTTCTGTTTTGTCAGGCAACAAGATGGCATTTCTACTTGACAATGCACTCAATACCGGAATATCACTTCGCATTGAATCTTCTAAAGAAAGGTATGCGGCCCATGCCTCCTGCCCGATTAAGACAATTAATGAAGGTCTTTCTATCCCCTTATATTTTGTCAAAAGTGCTCTCATCCTTTCCGTCCACCAAGGAGACTCTGAAAAACTCTTGCAGTTCATGTTTTCCAACGCAATAGTATTAGTGCCGCCTAACTGTTGAAATTCCTCCATAAAATCAGAGATGTTTCCCGATGCTTGACGAGCATCCGGATTATAAGAGCTGATTATCAGCACCGGCCGACCGCCACCCATTATAGAATAAACAGGCAAGAAAAAAAACAAAACACAGACAGTAATGATAATATTTTATATAATCTATTTTTAAGCACGGCCTTCCAATTCATTCGTTATTGTGGCAAATATACAGTATAAAGTTGGAAGTATCCCCAAAAACAACTATTTTTCGTATATTTGACACCCAATTAAAATGAATTCAAATGATACAATTATTTCACCGTATGATTTCCGATACACTCGGTATATCTGAAAGACAGGTTAATCAAACCCTCGAACTGCTGAACAACGGGGCTACCATACCTTTTATCAGCCGTTACCGTAAAGAAGTTACAGGAGGACTGGACGAAGTACAAATCGAAGCCATCCAAACACAATACGAAAAACTGAACGAAACAGCCAAACGTAAGGAAACCATACTCAGCACTATTCAGGAGCAGGGAAAGTTGACCGATGAGCTCCGGAAGCGTATAGATGAGACTTGGGAAAATACGACATTGGAAGACATTTATCTGCCTTA
Above is a window of Bacteroides helcogenes P 36-108 DNA encoding:
- a CDS encoding bifunctional metallophosphatase/5'-nucleotidase — its product is MKRFSCFLAGILLLIGLLPAQERVVKLKIVQTSDVHGNYYPYDFIHKRDAAGSLARVHAFVQKKREIYKDNLILLDNGDLLQGQPAAYYYNYIDTVAPHVAAEMMNFMGYNAGNMGNHDIETGCTVFGRWSGDCKFPILGANIINTDTEKPHFKPYEVFERDGVKIVVLGMITPAIPVWLSENLWKGLRFDDMEETARKWMKIIREKENPDLIIGMFHAGQDAQLMAGRYRENASVDVARNVPGFDIVLMGHDHARECKKIDNITGDSVLIMDPASNAVVVSDVDVTLRLRDGKVIDKKINGVLSDTKDYGVSEEFVDHFSPQYHAIQNFVSKKIGHFTETISTRPAYFGPSAFIDLIHTLQMDISGADISFAAPLSFDSEIKEGDVFVNDMFNLYKYENMLYTMRLSGKEIRDALEMSYDLWTNRMKSPEDHLLLFREQRREGSEDRASFKNFSFNFDSAAGIVYTVDVTKPDGEKVNIVSMADGSPFDMDKVYKVALNSYRGNGGGELLTKGAGISQDELKKRIICSTDKDLRYYLMQYIERKKVISPHTLNLWKFIPEEWAVPALKRDYDTLFGKIKK
- a CDS encoding sensor histidine kinase, which translates into the protein MGGGRPVLIISSYNPDARQASGNISDFMEEFQQLGGTNTIALENMNCKSFSESPWWTERMRALLTKYKGIERPSLIVLIGQEAWAAYLSLEDSMRSDIPVLSALSSRNAILLPDKTENLKTWMPESVDFFSDFPESPIKAGFLYEYDVIANINMIKKLYPKTKNIAFISDNSYGGVSLQAYVVKEMKKFPELKLILLDGRVNTIYTITERLHELPENTAVLVGTWRVDMNDGYFMRNATYAMMEAVPGLPAFSLTSVAFGYWAIGGVVPAYRQLGKEMARQAVRLLSISPDNKSRMEIIPNETVLDNKLVKEKKLDVSTIPGPIRYLNVTPSFYTQYKYQIWTVVAVLIVLLVALFISLYFYYHTKKLKDDLQESEGALLEAKERAEESSRLKSAFLANMSHEIRTPLNAIVGFSDVLSAGGSSEEEQRSYFEIIKTNSDLLLRLINDILDVSRLEADRVKFKSEDCNVALVCRQIVASVAQARKSDNRFLFECGSDSVKIRTDVQRLQQVVINLLSNADKFTKNGTITLKLEINRDGNMAVFSVTDTGCGIPLDKQGLVFERFEKLNEYMQGTGLGLSICKLTTEKWGGKIWIDPTYTNGARFIFTHPMNL